One region of Clostridium sp. Marseille-P299 genomic DNA includes:
- a CDS encoding CpaF family protein, with protein sequence MDKIDLSKEIDDNELLDMIDIVIKNKSRDYYLSIKEKQQYRKEIFNSIRRLDVLQELVEDSSITEIMINGASNIFIERNGRITKWEKKFESNRKLEDVIQHIVAGSNRIINEASPIVDARLSDGSRVNIVLPPISLCGPIVTIRKFPEETMTMDKLVKIKSLPEEAAEFLKKLVISGYNIFVSGGTGTGKTTFLNALSNYIPGDERIITIEDSAELQIKNIPNLVSLEVRNANVEGDNEISIRDLIKSSLRMRPDRIVVGEVRDASSIDMLQALNTGHCGMSTGHANSPTDMLSRLETMVLLGADIPLLAVRKQIASAIDIIIQLGRLRDKSRRVMEISEVLDCVNGEIRMNCLYKFEEEGETADGLVLGKLSKTENSLFHQHKLLKAGLSV encoded by the coding sequence ATGGATAAAATAGACCTTTCAAAAGAAATTGATGATAATGAGCTTTTAGATATGATAGATATAGTTATAAAGAACAAAAGCAGAGATTATTACTTAAGTATAAAGGAAAAGCAGCAGTATCGAAAAGAAATTTTTAATTCTATACGTCGGCTGGATGTTTTACAAGAACTTGTGGAAGATTCATCAATTACTGAAATAATGATTAATGGAGCAAGTAATATTTTTATAGAGAGAAATGGTAGAATCACAAAATGGGAGAAAAAATTTGAGTCTAACCGTAAATTAGAAGATGTAATTCAGCATATTGTTGCAGGCTCCAATCGTATTATCAATGAGGCAAGCCCTATTGTTGACGCCAGACTTAGTGATGGCTCTCGTGTTAATATTGTTCTTCCACCAATTTCTTTATGTGGACCAATTGTAACAATCAGAAAGTTTCCAGAAGAAACGATGACCATGGACAAGCTTGTAAAAATCAAATCATTACCTGAAGAAGCAGCTGAATTTTTGAAAAAATTAGTAATCTCGGGGTATAACATTTTTGTAAGTGGTGGAACGGGAACAGGTAAAACAACATTTTTAAATGCTTTATCTAACTATATACCAGGTGATGAGCGCATTATAACAATCGAAGATTCAGCTGAATTACAAATTAAAAACATACCAAATTTAGTTAGTTTAGAAGTTAGAAACGCAAATGTTGAAGGGGATAATGAGATTAGTATACGTGATTTAATTAAGTCTAGCCTTAGAATGCGGCCGGATCGAATTGTGGTAGGAGAGGTAAGAGATGCATCTAGTATTGATATGTTGCAAGCACTTAATACTGGGCACTGCGGAATGAGTACTGGTCATGCCAACTCTCCGACGGATATGCTATCAAGGTTAGAAACCATGGTTTTATTGGGAGCAGATATTCCACTTTTAGCTGTAAGAAAGCAAATAGCATCTGCAATCGATATCATAATTCAGTTGGGGAGATTAAGAGATAAGTCAAGGAGGGTTATGGAAATCTCAGAAGTTTTGGATTGTGTAAACGGAGAAATCCGTATGAATTGTTTATATAAGTTTGAAGAAGAAGGTGAAACTGCCGATGGACTGGTATTAGGTAAGCTAAGTAAAACAGAAAATTCACTGTTTCATCAACATAAATTATTAAAAGCAGGGTTATCCGTTTGA
- a CDS encoding type II secretion system F family protein: MISNYSDYEFTQKELLTVIAKGVILCCVVGFIFYRSLLGIIILLPYVYFYTKEQKNKYMILRKQRLSIGFRDGIRCILAALEAGYSLENAMGEAITDLKLMYNDETEIIKEFLHIQRQVKNNVTIEEAMEQFALRSGIEDIESFAEVLLTAKRTGGDIVKVIRTTSNAISDKLEVKREIITMITAKQFEVTILKVIPFGIILYLWLGSPGFLDPLYHNLFGIVFMTIILVLYIFINKVANNITNIEI; encoded by the coding sequence GTGATTTCAAATTATTCAGATTATGAATTTACACAAAAAGAACTTTTAACTGTTATTGCAAAAGGAGTAATTCTTTGCTGTGTGGTTGGATTTATTTTTTATCGTAGTTTACTTGGAATAATAATACTTTTACCATATGTTTATTTCTATACCAAAGAACAGAAAAATAAATATATGATATTAAGAAAACAAAGGTTAAGTATTGGATTTCGAGATGGTATAAGATGTATATTAGCGGCCCTAGAAGCTGGGTATTCATTGGAAAATGCCATGGGTGAAGCAATTACTGATTTAAAATTGATGTATAACGATGAAACAGAAATCATTAAGGAATTCTTGCATATACAAAGGCAAGTAAAAAACAACGTAACTATTGAAGAAGCAATGGAGCAATTTGCACTTCGTAGTGGTATTGAAGATATTGAAAGCTTCGCAGAAGTATTACTAACGGCGAAACGAACAGGCGGAGATATCGTTAAAGTAATAAGAACCACTAGCAATGCTATTAGTGATAAATTAGAAGTTAAGCGCGAAATTATAACAATGATTACTGCAAAGCAATTTGAAGTAACGATTCTAAAAGTAATTCCCTTTGGAATTATATTATATCTATGGCTAGGTTCACCTGGCTTTCTAGATCCTCTTTATCATAATCTATTTGGTATCGTTTTTATGACAATCATTTTAGTCCTATATATTTTTATTAATAAAGTGGCAAATAACATAACCAATATTGAAATATAG
- a CDS encoding type II secretion system F family protein, with protein sequence MQLDKNEDPLRIIYPLIFYIKIKISKIIKPKEHTQRKRVFEELYIGKANEMQNLYFYRKISLMVVVGMASLLLAIFADLSAKSKSQYIFGNQLIRPVMGVGEESINVEYATKNGIAGSVDVKVSEKQINDDKVEALFEEAKLYIDREMLGSNQSTNEVTSNLNLVTKIPNTSIKIKWSVSDSTYINEQGVLRNEESPKEGVLVELVAELSYYEHQILYSLYIRILPKEYSEIEIFNKALNEALIEIDQSTRKEDSLKLPEKVGNYSLFWNLKNENSSIYLLLLGLVASFCIMLGMESTLKSKQKLRNLQMLIDYPEIVSKFTLLLNAGMTIRAAFERITLDYLKKRRREDSNPKKKKEVGRYAYEELVVAVRELELGKPEAMVYDAYGQRCSLMCYLRFSTIIVQNMKKGTKGIVPMLELEALDAFTERKETAKRLGEEAGTKLLGPMVGMLFIVLLIVLVPAFLNFSF encoded by the coding sequence ATGCAATTAGATAAAAATGAAGATCCACTTCGAATTATCTATCCTTTGATTTTTTATATAAAGATTAAAATTTCTAAAATAATTAAACCAAAGGAGCATACACAACGCAAACGCGTATTTGAGGAGCTATATATAGGGAAAGCTAATGAAATGCAAAATCTATATTTTTATAGGAAAATCTCACTTATGGTTGTGGTAGGGATGGCTTCGTTATTACTTGCTATATTTGCAGATTTATCTGCAAAAAGCAAAAGTCAATATATATTTGGAAATCAACTTATTAGACCAGTTATGGGAGTTGGTGAGGAATCCATAAATGTTGAATATGCAACGAAAAACGGTATCGCAGGAAGCGTTGACGTTAAAGTTAGTGAAAAGCAAATAAATGATGATAAAGTAGAAGCTTTATTTGAAGAGGCTAAATTGTATATCGATAGAGAAATGTTAGGTAGTAATCAATCTACCAATGAGGTGACTTCCAACCTAAATCTAGTAACTAAAATACCAAATACAAGTATAAAAATTAAATGGAGTGTAAGTGATTCAACATATATAAATGAACAAGGAGTTCTTCGGAATGAAGAGTCACCAAAAGAGGGCGTGTTAGTAGAGCTAGTAGCAGAGTTATCATATTATGAGCATCAAATATTATATAGCCTGTATATTCGGATTCTACCGAAAGAATATTCTGAGATAGAAATATTTAATAAAGCGTTAAATGAAGCTTTAATTGAAATTGATCAATCCACAAGAAAAGAGGATTCACTAAAATTACCTGAGAAAGTAGGTAACTATTCTTTATTTTGGAACTTAAAGAATGAAAATTCATCTATCTATCTATTATTGCTTGGGCTCGTAGCAAGTTTTTGCATTATGTTAGGTATGGAATCAACACTAAAAAGTAAACAAAAGCTAAGAAATTTGCAAATGTTAATTGATTATCCTGAAATCGTAAGTAAGTTTACCTTGCTATTAAATGCTGGTATGACCATTCGTGCAGCGTTTGAAAGAATAACTTTAGATTATTTAAAGAAAAGGAGGAGAGAAGATAGTAATCCGAAAAAGAAAAAGGAGGTGGGGAGATATGCTTATGAAGAGTTAGTTGTGGCCGTAAGAGAGTTAGAACTTGGAAAACCAGAGGCAATGGTATATGACGCTTATGGGCAAAGGTGCTCTTTAATGTGTTATTTAAGATTTAGTACGATTATTGTTCAAAATATGAAAAAAGGTACAAAAGGAATTGTACCAATGCTTGAATTAGAAGCCTTGGATGCGTTTACAGAACGAAAAGAAACCGCCAAACGTTTAGGTGAGGAGGCTGGAACTAAGTTACTTGGACCTATGGTTGGAATGCTTTTCATTGTTTTATTGATTGTTTTGGTTCCTGCATTTTTGAACTTTAGTTTTTAG
- a CDS encoding Flp1 family type IVb pilin, with protein sequence MINVVKRFLKEEDGIGVVEIILILVVLIGLVLIFRTSITQLVKDVFDDILDDVGTINND encoded by the coding sequence ATGATAAACGTAGTAAAAAGATTTTTAAAAGAAGAAGATGGTATAGGAGTAGTTGAAATTATTTTAATTTTAGTAGTGCTCATTGGACTTGTTTTAATATTTAGAACAAGTATTACACAGTTAGTGAAAGACGTATTTGATGATATTTTAGATGATGTTGGTACAATTAATAATGATTAA
- a CDS encoding DUF5702 domain-containing protein, translating into MCRNQKEGSITAYLTLILFLILAIITTSVEAARVSTAKVYANRVLNTAMRSTLGEYYLPLYEKYHLFGLDIGYGDVNKNEAELINRIKQTMEDSLHPEINPLYLHFNANKNFLICNLTVDSVTLNERRSIIDKNGDILKKQAIQYQKYDSAADLLTQFLQKFNLLASTEESNELLNEKLEVETKLYEIDKKMLELIKYIDGFEVDENGIKLSKKGKPLTVSNYAKRIVNFSVSQDSVQINNSALYAEIQGKYVSPSNIIRDLISKGEEAVDKKEQWEDYEDELDELLEEDDYLNPVYLAKVMSLRSSIRSARNAYQDCITDINSKQSNLETLVIGTLGSIESALSCIESINDSRRESSSYVDSLIDSVAAAKDKLEQSFYEELLRSSDEMKAYTDETVSKISIIYNITQMKETLQSNKEVLNNINKKGIPQFFVGSLNSWKNELQTIDSMFKQYSHSGLAIDYSSFKLEKESNKVLSTFKSLINSGIAGLVIEDMDQLSKAKLPEGSLISTSMSIGKENSNVAMDEMLSNATKEKNNNEMIGTFDQAGISIGSVLAEGGNKILENILYIAYLEDHCSDYLLKDTTGEQVLNYELEYILFGNTTDNENAEATATRIVLIRTIVNLLHVFTDSQKNSTALSFATALVGFSGLPFLVSVTKYIVLFVWAFEAALVETASIMLGKDVPILTTRENFTLEFTEVLSMSKEKIISKAKDYESVKNGLYFGYKDYIRLFLLVQNKTKQNYRTMDLIQENLRYVYDSDFLLSRCITNYEVNVRFEMPQVFLSMPFITDQDMKSVRGYEYDINAAVSY; encoded by the coding sequence ATGTGCAGAAATCAAAAAGAAGGTTCTATCACTGCGTATTTAACATTAATCTTATTTTTGATATTAGCTATAATCACTACCAGTGTTGAAGCAGCAAGAGTATCCACTGCAAAAGTTTATGCAAATCGGGTATTAAACACAGCAATGAGATCTACGCTAGGTGAATATTACTTACCACTTTATGAAAAATATCATCTTTTTGGCTTAGATATTGGATATGGTGATGTAAACAAAAATGAGGCGGAATTAATAAATAGAATTAAGCAAACGATGGAGGATAGCTTACATCCAGAAATCAATCCTTTGTACTTACATTTTAATGCAAATAAAAATTTTCTAATATGTAATCTTACTGTAGATTCCGTTACTTTAAATGAGCGTAGATCAATTATTGATAAGAATGGGGATATATTAAAGAAGCAAGCAATTCAGTATCAAAAGTATGATTCTGCAGCAGATTTACTCACTCAATTCTTGCAAAAGTTTAATCTTTTAGCATCAACAGAAGAATCTAATGAATTACTAAATGAAAAGCTTGAAGTGGAAACAAAGCTATATGAAATTGATAAAAAGATGCTTGAGTTAATTAAGTATATTGACGGTTTTGAAGTAGATGAGAATGGTATTAAACTAAGTAAAAAAGGTAAGCCATTAACGGTTAGTAATTATGCTAAAAGAATAGTTAATTTCTCAGTTTCTCAGGATTCTGTGCAAATTAACAATTCAGCGTTGTATGCAGAAATCCAAGGGAAGTATGTAAGTCCAAGTAATATTATTCGTGATTTAATATCAAAGGGAGAGGAAGCTGTTGATAAAAAAGAACAATGGGAGGATTATGAAGATGAGCTAGATGAGTTATTAGAAGAGGATGACTATTTAAATCCTGTTTATCTTGCAAAGGTTATGAGTTTAAGAAGTTCTATTCGAAGTGCAAGAAATGCATATCAAGATTGTATTACGGATATAAATTCAAAACAAAGCAATTTAGAAACACTTGTTATAGGTACTTTAGGATCCATAGAGAGTGCTTTAAGTTGTATTGAATCCATAAATGATTCAAGAAGAGAATCAAGCTCTTATGTTGACTCTCTAATAGATAGTGTAGCTGCAGCAAAAGATAAATTAGAGCAAAGCTTTTATGAAGAATTATTAAGAAGTTCGGATGAGATGAAAGCATATACCGATGAAACGGTATCAAAAATAAGTATCATATACAACATTACGCAAATGAAAGAAACGTTACAAAGTAATAAAGAAGTATTAAATAATATAAATAAAAAAGGTATTCCGCAGTTTTTTGTTGGATCCTTAAACTCATGGAAAAATGAATTACAAACAATTGATTCGATGTTTAAACAATATAGTCATAGTGGTCTAGCAATAGACTATAGTAGTTTTAAATTAGAAAAAGAGAGTAATAAAGTACTTAGTACATTTAAGAGCTTAATTAATTCAGGTATTGCAGGATTAGTAATAGAAGACATGGATCAATTATCGAAAGCAAAGCTACCAGAGGGAAGTTTAATTTCTACCTCAATGAGTATAGGAAAAGAAAATTCAAATGTAGCTATGGATGAAATGCTATCGAATGCGACAAAAGAAAAGAATAACAATGAAATGATAGGGACCTTTGACCAAGCAGGAATATCCATTGGCAGTGTCCTTGCAGAAGGTGGAAACAAAATACTTGAGAATATTTTATACATTGCATACTTGGAGGATCATTGTTCTGATTATTTGTTAAAAGATACAACTGGTGAACAAGTCTTAAATTATGAACTTGAGTATATTTTATTTGGAAATACTACAGACAATGAAAATGCCGAGGCAACGGCCACGAGAATAGTTCTAATACGTACCATTGTAAATTTATTGCATGTCTTTACAGATTCTCAAAAAAATAGTACAGCACTATCGTTTGCCACTGCATTAGTGGGATTTTCAGGATTGCCGTTCTTAGTAAGCGTAACAAAGTATATTGTTTTATTTGTTTGGGCATTTGAAGCAGCACTTGTTGAAACTGCATCAATTATGTTAGGCAAAGACGTCCCAATACTTACAACTAGAGAAAACTTTACACTAGAGTTTACGGAAGTGCTTAGTATGAGCAAAGAAAAGATTATAAGTAAGGCTAAAGATTATGAGAGTGTAAAAAATGGCCTTTATTTTGGCTATAAGGATTATATTCGCCTATTTTTATTAGTACAAAATAAAACAAAGCAGAATTATAGAACCATGGACCTTATACAGGAAAACTTAAGATACGTATACGATAGTGACTTTTTATTGTCTAGATGTATTACAAATTATGAAGTAAATGTTAGGTTTGAAATGCCTCAAGTATTTTTATCTATGCCTTTTATTACGGATCAAGATATGAAATCTGTACGCGGATATGAGTATGATATAAATGCTGCTGTTTCTTATTAA
- a CDS encoding pilus assembly protein — protein sequence MKKLKNKNELLTASLTVEAAIVLPIFIFTCYAFLFFFYLIGIQENLHNASTKACETVASYGYLVRYIENRGEELKEKENQNSDQDNDDKESSNKNADEDEEKLVSGIEDSELATLLYCLTDATLIKSYVKKHMTINNNLSLFIKGGYSGISFLGSNLYDEDEFVTIKMSYKVKTPVFSEILPSFSVVQSVRMHSFNGYAVSKKSGESKVDPDEEMVYVTESGTVYHTYSDCTHIKINLEQVSINDISNKKNDSGGKYYGCEGCVKSKAEELEQTQATVYITKYGTRYHISTSCSKIKRSVKQIKLSEVGNKNKCSKCASRAGGKN from the coding sequence ATGAAAAAGCTAAAAAATAAAAATGAGTTATTAACAGCATCCTTAACGGTAGAGGCTGCCATTGTACTTCCTATATTTATATTTACTTGCTATGCTTTTTTATTTTTCTTTTACTTAATTGGGATTCAAGAAAATTTACATAACGCATCAACAAAAGCATGTGAAACCGTAGCTTCTTATGGCTATCTTGTTCGGTATATTGAAAATAGGGGGGAAGAGTTAAAAGAAAAAGAAAATCAAAATTCTGATCAGGATAACGATGATAAGGAAAGTAGTAATAAGAATGCTGATGAAGATGAAGAAAAATTAGTATCTGGGATTGAGGATAGCGAGTTAGCAACCTTACTTTACTGCTTAACGGATGCTACATTAATTAAGTCTTATGTAAAAAAACATATGACTATAAATAATAATTTAAGCCTATTTATTAAAGGTGGGTATAGCGGAATTTCATTTTTAGGATCGAACTTATATGATGAAGATGAATTTGTAACAATTAAGATGTCATACAAAGTAAAAACTCCTGTCTTTTCTGAAATATTACCGAGTTTTTCTGTTGTGCAAAGTGTTCGTATGCATAGTTTTAATGGTTATGCAGTATCTAAAAAAAGCGGTGAATCAAAGGTCGACCCAGATGAAGAAATGGTCTATGTTACTGAAAGTGGCACAGTTTATCATACTTACAGTGATTGCACTCATATAAAAATAAACCTAGAGCAAGTGAGTATAAATGATATTTCCAATAAGAAAAACGATAGTGGAGGGAAGTACTATGGGTGTGAGGGGTGTGTGAAATCCAAAGCTGAAGAATTAGAACAAACACAGGCAACTGTCTATATTACCAAATATGGTACACGGTATCACATCTCAACAAGTTGTAGTAAGATAAAGCGTAGTGTAAAGCAGATAAAGTTATCAGAGGTAGGAAATAAAAACAAATGTAGCAAATGTGCATCAAGAGCGGGAGGTAAAAATTGA
- a CDS encoding prepilin peptidase, with translation MILEYMKINAIALIINGLVFLLLLICSVDDIHKKTIHLKKLIIFMIPIVIGTLIRTDIGIIQCITGMIVGVLFIVISKVTRGAIGMGDGLLLCVTGLGLGIWRNLEMLCYALLFAAIYSSILLIRNFRNRKRKIPFVPFLFLGYICCILLGGII, from the coding sequence TTGATACTAGAATATATGAAAATAAATGCAATTGCACTAATTATCAATGGTCTAGTGTTTTTATTGCTCCTAATCTGCAGTGTTGATGATATTCATAAAAAAACGATTCATCTAAAAAAATTAATTATATTTATGATTCCGATTGTTATAGGAACACTAATTCGTACTGATATTGGAATTATCCAATGCATAACCGGAATGATAGTCGGAGTTTTATTTATTGTAATTAGTAAAGTAACACGTGGAGCAATAGGTATGGGTGATGGTCTTTTACTATGTGTGACTGGATTAGGACTTGGTATATGGAGAAATCTTGAGATGTTATGCTATGCCTTACTATTTGCAGCAATTTATTCAAGCATTTTATTAATTCGTAATTTTAGAAATCGTAAAAGGAAAATTCCCTTTGTTCCATTTTTATTTCTGGGATATATATGCTGTATATTGCTTGGAGGAATCATTTAA
- a CDS encoding DUF6382 domain-containing protein, whose product MITEYKRDMYHNYLVIHDEDLISSDYHEQVLKYNEIAGHLKFESRMFDKKKYAYYEINGLQVLSSVFEKHTVQYLELKRIFKGVIEGVNAGKEFLLNENHYILSPNMIFFEISKSQIKLCYFPGYGSQLRIQLHNLFEFFMNKVNYNDQAAVLLIYKLYMKSKDEACTMQQLIDILEENINVDATNQQAMAFNNQLNVVNKESSIDEEKNKSLSVFNKQDTQVDIKGSNQFKKPKEIKTASKKGLIEESGLNVNHSVNNVFHKLPFVSERVEGEEEILYYPLSCYVLCVGSIVGAIVLYILAYKKRFIFQELRPSIDPVKSISLLIVLAVIIVYVSIKIFDKKHKVSKMVPKIDYLQPSLTTIVNTEDSTVLKKSTNLEPFRLHSLNASWNQDPQQKDEMDEEERTVMLTNFSMQSLVKLIPVDKDTYDVIQIEEFPFFVGKLKTHIDVHIPSPTISRFHAKIIKEDSDYFIADLNSTNGTYVNGEIVKGNEKRKIEHGNEIAFANINYIFNCM is encoded by the coding sequence ATGATTACTGAATATAAAAGAGATATGTATCATAATTATCTTGTTATTCATGATGAAGATTTGATTTCTAGTGACTATCATGAGCAGGTGCTAAAATACAATGAAATTGCAGGGCACCTTAAGTTTGAGAGTAGAATGTTTGACAAGAAAAAGTATGCATACTATGAGATTAATGGCTTACAAGTATTATCTAGTGTTTTTGAAAAACATACCGTTCAATATTTGGAGTTAAAGCGGATTTTTAAGGGAGTTATCGAAGGAGTCAACGCTGGGAAAGAATTCTTACTAAATGAGAATCATTATATTCTTTCACCAAATATGATTTTTTTTGAAATATCAAAATCACAGATTAAACTATGTTATTTCCCAGGGTATGGAAGTCAACTAAGAATACAACTACATAATTTGTTTGAATTTTTTATGAATAAAGTTAATTATAACGATCAAGCAGCTGTTTTGCTAATATATAAATTATATATGAAAAGTAAAGATGAAGCTTGTACCATGCAACAATTAATCGATATTTTAGAAGAAAATATAAATGTTGATGCAACAAACCAACAAGCTATGGCATTTAATAACCAACTGAATGTAGTTAATAAGGAGTCATCTATTGATGAAGAAAAAAATAAATCTTTGAGTGTTTTTAATAAGCAAGATACTCAAGTTGATATAAAAGGTTCTAATCAATTTAAAAAACCAAAGGAGATTAAAACAGCTTCTAAAAAAGGACTGATAGAAGAATCCGGATTAAATGTAAATCATTCAGTAAATAATGTGTTTCATAAACTTCCATTTGTGTCAGAACGCGTGGAAGGTGAAGAAGAAATCTTATACTATCCATTAAGTTGTTATGTTTTATGTGTTGGAAGCATTGTTGGTGCAATTGTTCTTTATATTCTAGCGTATAAAAAGAGGTTTATTTTCCAAGAATTAAGGCCAAGTATTGATCCTGTGAAAAGTATTTCTTTATTAATTGTTTTAGCTGTTATTATCGTATATGTATCCATTAAGATATTTGATAAAAAACATAAAGTAAGTAAAATGGTACCTAAAATTGATTATTTACAACCATCATTAACTACAATTGTTAATACAGAGGACAGTACGGTTTTAAAAAAGTCTACAAATCTTGAGCCTTTTCGTTTACATTCCCTTAATGCTTCATGGAATCAAGATCCACAACAAAAGGATGAGATGGATGAGGAAGAAAGAACTGTTATGCTAACAAATTTTTCAATGCAAAGTCTAGTTAAACTCATTCCTGTTGATAAAGATACATATGATGTAATCCAGATTGAAGAGTTTCCCTTCTTTGTCGGTAAATTAAAAACTCATATAGATGTTCACATACCAAGTCCTACTATTAGCAGATTTCATGCAAAAATTATTAAGGAAGATAGTGACTATTTTATAGCGGATTTAAACTCAACCAATGGTACATATGTCAATGGAGAGATAGTGAAGGGAAATGAAAAAAGAAAAATAGAACATGGGAATGAAATTGCTTTTGCTAATATAAATTATATATTTAATTGTATGTAA
- the glpK gene encoding glycerol kinase GlpK: MKKYIMALDQGTTSSRCILFDKQGNVCGVAQKEITQIYPKTGWVEHNPMEIWSSQISVAAEAMASIGAKSEDIYAIGITNQRETTVVWNRITGEPIYNAIVWQCHRTADMIEDLKKQGYDKIIHKKTGLIPDAYFSGTKIKWILDHVKGAREEALKGNLLFGTVDSWLIWNLTKGKEHVTDYTNASRTMLFDIRNLCWDDEILSILDIPKSMLPKVQASSSLFGYTAPGLLGGEIQIGGVAGDQQAALFGQCCFEPGEVKNTYGTGCFLLMNTGTNAIESKHGLLTTIAASCENSVEYALEGSVFVAGAAVQWLRDELRMIKNAEQSEEYAVDVEDTNGAYVVPAFTGLGAPYWNPYTRGTIVGITRGFNKEHLIRATLESLAYQTYDVLKAMEKDSDLALRILKVDGGASANNFLIQFQADILDSEVHRPKCIETTALGAAYLAGLSTGYWKDKKEIKENWTLGGQFLPSMVDEKREELLKGWKRAIKCALAWAEEG, encoded by the coding sequence ATGAAAAAATATATTATGGCATTAGATCAAGGAACTACAAGCTCACGTTGTATCTTATTTGACAAGCAAGGAAATGTCTGTGGAGTAGCACAAAAAGAGATAACTCAAATATATCCTAAAACGGGTTGGGTTGAGCATAATCCTATGGAAATATGGTCATCTCAAATTAGCGTTGCAGCAGAAGCAATGGCATCTATTGGTGCAAAATCTGAGGATATTTATGCAATTGGAATTACAAATCAAAGAGAGACAACAGTTGTATGGAACCGTATTACAGGCGAGCCAATCTACAATGCAATTGTATGGCAATGTCATAGAACAGCAGACATGATAGAGGATTTAAAGAAACAAGGATACGACAAAATTATACATAAAAAGACAGGATTAATTCCTGATGCTTATTTTTCCGGAACAAAGATTAAGTGGATTCTAGATCATGTAAAAGGTGCAAGAGAAGAGGCTTTAAAAGGTAATTTATTATTTGGAACCGTAGACTCATGGTTGATATGGAACTTAACAAAAGGAAAAGAGCATGTAACAGACTATACCAATGCATCAAGAACAATGCTATTTGATATTAGAAATTTATGTTGGGATGATGAAATCTTATCTATATTAGATATTCCAAAATCAATGCTTCCAAAAGTACAAGCATCAAGTTCATTATTTGGTTACACTGCACCGGGACTACTAGGTGGAGAAATTCAAATTGGTGGAGTTGCTGGTGACCAGCAAGCCGCATTATTTGGTCAATGTTGTTTTGAGCCAGGAGAGGTTAAAAATACTTATGGGACAGGCTGCTTTTTACTAATGAATACTGGTACAAATGCAATTGAATCAAAGCATGGGTTACTTACTACAATTGCAGCAAGTTGCGAAAATAGTGTAGAATATGCACTAGAAGGTAGCGTTTTTGTTGCTGGGGCAGCAGTACAATGGCTTCGAGATGAGTTAAGAATGATTAAGAACGCCGAACAATCTGAGGAGTATGCAGTTGACGTTGAGGATACGAATGGGGCATATGTTGTGCCAGCTTTTACTGGACTTGGTGCACCTTATTGGAATCCGTATACAAGAGGTACTATTGTTGGAATTACAAGAGGGTTTAATAAGGAACATTTGATTCGCGCAACATTAGAGTCTTTAGCTTACCAAACCTATGATGTTTTAAAGGCTATGGAAAAGGATTCAGATTTAGCTCTTAGAATATTAAAGGTGGATGGAGGAGCAAGTGCTAATAACTTTTTAATACAGTTTCAAGCAGATATACTAGACTCAGAAGTTCATAGACCAAAATGCATTGAAACAACAGCATTAGGTGCTGCATATCTTGCAGGTCTTTCTACTGGTTACTGGAAAGATAAAAAAGAAATTAAAGAGAATTGGACATTGGGAGGGCAATTCTTACCTAGTATGGTAGATGAAAAGAGAGAAGAACTATTAAAGGGATGGAAACGAGCAATTAAATGTGCACTTGCATGGGCTGAGGAAGGATGA